A stretch of DNA from Noviherbaspirillum sedimenti:
CCGCGGGCGCGGAGAATGCCTATACGCGCTTGCTGACTGAAAACGGCGACGCTTCTCGGCTGGCTGGCCCGGCTCCCCGGGAATGGCGTAACTATGGGGAAGGGACGCTAGGGGTGATCCTTGATGGTGATGCCGTCGTCATGGCGGATCAACAAAGGGCATTGCATTCCCGTGGATACAAGGGCTCCAGGCTCGCCCACCAGGAGCGACGGGTCCAGCAATATCACGACATGATCGATCGCTACATGGAAGGCTACCGGCCGCGGTGATCCGGCAACATAGCCGGACCATGTGATCACTCTCGGCCGGAGATTATCCGGTCAAGAGTGATTCATTATCCGCGGCATGCCTGGTCGATTATGCAGCGCTCAGCATTGAATGAGCGACATTGCAGATAAGATGCCTGCATGCATCTCGATCGAGAAATTTTGCTTCGTCTTCGGCAAAGAAACGCTTGGTTTCCGGTTCACTGGTGATTCTCATCATTTCATCAAATGCGGCCTGATCTTTGAATACGATTTCAGTGATTGCATCATATTCGAAGGCGGCCGGTTCACCTGATGCCATGCTAAAAGACTGTAATGGGTAATTCCGCCGATATTCAGCCCACAGATGCCCGAGTTTATCGACAGCATGCACAGCATGGGTACTTTCGTAATAATCGCGGAATTGCTCTGTCGTCAAGTCTGCTCTCTTTTTGAGCATAACAATAAATTTGATCATGAATGGTTGCTCTTTCGGATAGCAATTGCAGTGTTATAGATCCAGCACCAGGCACTTGCTCTTTGACCTCGAGCAACACGGCGTGAACTGGTCATTGGCTGCTTTTTCTTCATCGCTGAAAAACTGGTCGCGGTGATCGGGTATGCCGTCCAGGACGCGGGTAATGCAGGTGCCGCATACCCCTTGCTCGCAAACCATGTCGATTTCAATGCCGTTTTCAGCCAGTACAGCAGTGACCGTCCTGTCTGCTGGTATGGTGAAAGTCATGCCACTGCTGGCAATCTTGACGTCAAAGCTGGTATTGCTGGATGCATCCTGCGCGGCGGCGCCAAAATACTCGAAATGGATCCTGTCGCCGGACCATCCGGCATCCTTGGCCGAATTCACGACAAAATCAATGAAGCCCGTCGGGCCGCAGACGTAGAGATGCGTATCCGGACCAACGGCGCCGAGCGCTTTGGGCAAATCCAGTTTTTGCTCAGCGGCGCCATCATCGAAATGGAAATGGACCTTGTCTGAAAATGTAGAACCGGCGATCCGGTCCCGGAAAGCCGTACGCTCGATCGAGCGGCCGCAATAATGCATGTCAAAGCTGGCGCCAGTCGTGGCCAGCCGTTCTGCCATGCACAAAATCGGCGTCACACCAATTCCTCCGGCAAACAGCAGGGAATGACTGGCGTGGCCAAGGGCAAAGTGGTTTTTTGGACGACTGATCTTCAGGATATCACCCTCGCGGATGTCATCATGGATTTTGATCGAGCCGCCGCGGGAGACCGGATCGCGAAGGATGGCGATCAGATAGCGATGCTCCTCGGATGGATCATTGCAAAGAGAATACTGCCTTGTAAGGCCATCGGCAATTTGCACGTCGATGTGCGAACCTGCACTGAAGGCAGGCAAAGGAGCGCTGTCAACGTTGGTCAACTCAAGGCTGACGACATCTTCTGCTTCTTTAACCCTTTTCGTTACGCGCACAGAAAATTCATTGCTCGTCATTGCATCACCTAATAAAAAAAATCAGCGCGGGCATCAAGCTGCCGCAGTGCCAGTTGCTTCGGCGATTTCAACCCAGTCATCGACAACGCGGGTTTCATACGTTTTGACACAGACCTTGGTCAGATTGCCCGAAGGCATGCCGTTACGCAGATCAAATCGTACGCCATGGAGCGGGCAGAACAGGAAGGTGCCGCGAACCTTGCCGCCCTCCAGCGGGCTGCGCTGGTGCGTACACTCATTGGCAATTGCATAAAAGCTGCCTTGGCTATTGCAAATGAGCACAGACTTTCCGGCAATTTCAACGGCCTTGTTACCGTTTTCCGGGATGTCTGCAATGGGCAGTGCTTTGATAAATGAAGACATGATCGATCCAGTAACTCAAATAGCTGCAATGAGGCGGTCAATTTCAGCGTGTATTTGCTGAAGGCGCTGCTCCTGCTCGCTCAATCGCACGCCACTGGACAGGCCTTTCGAGCTGACCCCGCGTTGCATGCCCACCTGGTTTGCAATATCTTGTCCGACGACCAATCCCATCTGCGGATCGGCCAGGGTCGTGTAGCGCCGCGCCGGCCGCACTGTCCCTGAAATGTCAACATCCGGTTCCACGCCCATGTAGTATGGCACCGGCACGCCTGGTTTGGTCTTGGGAATCAGCACCCACTGGTGAAGAAGATATTTTGACGGGTCGCTTGGGTGCGGCAGAAAGCGGAGGACCATTGTACCTTCCGGGTGCGCATTGAACGTCATGTTCGGGAAAAAGGAAGGATTCCAGTCATCCATGAGCTGACTGTCGACATACCCGGAATAATCGATTCCCCAAGGGTTGTCTTCCTTGCGCTTGGCTGCGATGAGTGCCTGGCGCACATCGGTGGCGCGACCCTGGAATTGTTCCGGGTTAATGCCCGCTTCCTGTAGCAGGAAAGCCAGCGCTGGATTAATGTTGTTCTTGTCGGCATAACGCTCACTGGGCAAGCCAACGCGCGTAATGGCGTTGCCATGGCCGTTACGATAAAAATCGTATTGATTCAGCACTTCATCTACAGCTGGCTGGATTTCCGGGTGCGTGATATGGGCATGGTAGGGTTCCAGGAAATTTTCATAGCCAATTTTCCAGTTGCACGGAACTTCAACCACCACGTCCTTGACGACATGCATGTTTTCGAAATGATAGCCAGCAAAGATTCCGGGTATCCCATCAAGATACTCCCGCAATGGCTTGGCATTTTCATCCATGCTGATGAACACAAAACCCGCCCAGGTCTCGCAACGAACCGCTTTCAGGCTGAGGTCTCCGGAGAGCGCATCTTGCTCGAAATACTCACGATCCGTAACTCGCCGGTTTTTGCCATCGAGATCGAACACCCATGAATGATATTGGCAGACGAAACTGTGATTGCGTCCGAAATTTTCGGTGACAAGCTGCCGTCCCCGATGCTGGCAGACATTGTAAAACGCCTTGATACTGCCGTCTTTCTGACGAACGACGACAAAGGATTCCCTGCCGAGATCGTACTTGAACCACTGCCCGGGATCGGCAATGTCAGAGGCCAAACCCGCGCACGTCCAAACCTTGGACCAGACGGCTTTCCACTCGAGTTCGGCAAACGCAGGATCGGTGTACCGTGCCTGCGGGATGATGAGATACTTGTCTTTTTCCGGGTAAAGCTGCGCCAGCGGTGGCGACTTTTCTCCCGGCGAGCCGGCGGCAACACCGGGGGTTACTGCCCATTCACCTGGGCGATAAACCTGCTTGTCATTGGACAGCACTGCATCATCCATTTGTTCCTCCAAAATCAACTTATCGTGCGAATAATTATGTGGAAATCGCGGCACGCTCACGATATCAAATTTAATCTTATGGCAGCGAACTATATATGTCAATACATAATTGATTGCGTCATTATCGGCAAAATGTGCCGAACAGGCGCGATTGCAGAAATCAGATTGACACTGACAGTATGCATATATACTATAATTTCCTGAGCGCTCTCAAGCGCAAGAAAAATACCGGGATTTCAGCAGCGTATCCCCTCATGCGGCATATTATTTAAACAGGGTTGATGGCGCGGCAAGCGTCGCTGACTTTTAAGAAGGAAGTGGCTAAGTGGACGATATTAAGAAATTATTGGCAATCGAGGCTGTCAAGCATCTCAAGGCGCGCTACTTCCACTGTCTGGATCTGAAGGACTGGGACGGTTTGCGCGAGGTGTTCGCTGACGATGCAACGATTGATGTGCGTGGTTCGCTTGAGCCGCCGCAGCCAGGGCGCGTCCATGATGAGCCAACCATTTCCGGGGGCGAGGCCTTTGTCGCCTTCGCGCGGCAGGGGTTGGCGCCGCTTGTCAGCGCGCATTACGGCCACACGCCGCAAATTGACATTATCTCCGAGCATGAGGCACGCGGCATATGGGCGATGGAGGACTGGTTGTATGGCGCGTCCGGCATGTTCCACGGCCAGGGGCATTATCACGAAACTTATGTGAAAAGCGATGGCCGCTGGCGCATCCAGACCTTGAGGCTGACCCGCTTGCATGTCTCGTCCAGTTTGTAGGCATGGCGGTTAAGCCGGTCGAATCCTGGTGGGCTGTTTTATGCTGCATGAAATGACAGCGGCGCAAGAAAAAAGAGTCGTGTTGTATGGTTGCGGACGATATGCTAATATAATTTAAATCTGGCGCCCGGCGCCTTGTTTGCCGATTGATGCAATCGATGGCGTGCTGACAAGGTGAATGCAAGGCCGGAGCGAAACATGGTTGGGCAAGCCCTGCGGATTTTGAAATCCTGACACCTATGCTTTGAAACAAATGTAGATACTATGGAGAATGAACATGAAAGAGCATGACCAGCCTGACCGTCTTGTCCTGGTGGAGATGTACCGGAAAATGAGTCTGATCAAACAGAACGATGAACGTTTCCGTTCCGTAGTGAAGTCAGGAAGGTTGGTCATGCCCTACTACTCCCCGCGAGGCCAGGAGGTTATTCCTTCTGCAGTATCGGTGCAACTGACCAACGACGATTATATCTGCACAATTTACCGCGGCATTCACGACATGCTGGCAAAAGGGGTTCCCACCAAACTCCTCTGGGCGGAACTCGCGGGCAGGGCAACTGGCACGTGCAAGGGGAAAGGTGGTCCGATGCACATTACCCACCCGGCCAGCGGTGTCATGGTAACGACCGGCGTTGTCGGCAGCAGCATGCCAATCGCCAATGGACTCGCGCTTGCCGCGCAAATTCGTGGCGAAAAGCGTGTCACCATAGCGTATTTCGGTGACGGCGCAAGCAACATCGGCGCATTCCACGAAGCGCTCAATATGGCATCCGTCTGGAAGCTTCCCGTCATTTTTGTTTGCCAGAATAACGGCTATGCCGAGCACACAAAATACGAATACGGCACCTCCGCCGTGAGCATTGCGGCCAGGGCCCCGGGTTATTCGATGCCTGGCGTGACTGTGGATGGGAATGACCCGGTAGCCATGTATAAGGCGGCAGGCACGGCGATTGCGCGGGCGCGTGCAGGCGAAGGCCCGACGCTGCTGGAAGCGAAAACTTTCCGATTCCAGGGGCATGTGTTCGGCGATGTCGATGCTTATATGGATCCGGCTGAAAAGGCGGCCGCAATTGCAAAAGACCCGGTTCCTGCATACCGGGCCTGGTTGATCAGCAACGAGCACGCCAGCGAGGCAGAAATTGACATGATCGAGAAAGCCATTAAACAGGAAATCGATGAGGCAGTCGAATTTGCAATGGCAAGCCCATTCCCGGACGTGGCCGAATTGCGCCGCGATGTTTACGCACAAGAGGTGGAAGCATGAACGCCAAGCTTGAAATGTTGAATACCATCCAGGCGGTTAACATGGCGCTGGATTACGCGATGGGTAATGACCCGAACGTCATCGTCCTGGGTGAAGACGTCGCCGACCGCGAAGAGGGCGGGGTGATGGGTGTCACGAAAGGCCTTTCCACAAAGTATGGCGTATCGCGGGTGCGGTCCACGCCGATTTCCGAGCAAGCCATTATCGGTGCCGCAATCGGCGCAGCGATTGTCGGCATGCGGCCGGTAGCGGAAATCATGCTGATGAATTTCACGACCGTCGCAATGGACATGATTGTCAATCATGCGGCAAAGTTGCGCTTCATGTCCGGCGGGCAGACCCATGTGCCGATGGTAATCCGCACCATGACTGGCGCCGGATTCAGCGCCGGCGGCCAGCACTCGGACTTTCTGGAGGCCTGGTTCGCGCATACGGCGGGCTTGAAAGTCGTGGTGCCGTCCAGCCCAGCTGAAGCGTATGGATTGATGCTTTCCTGTATCGAGGATGATGATCCCTGCATCTTTATCGAAAACATCGCCAGCTACTGGATCCCGGGTCCGATGCCGGAAAAGGGCGTCCGGATCCCGCTGGGCAAGGCGAATGTTGTGCGTAAAGGTGCGGATGTGACCGTCATCGGTTATAGCCGCCAGGTGCATGACATCGCCGCTGTCGCGGAAAAGCTCGCCGCTGAAAACATCGCGGTTGAAGTGATCGATCTGCGCACGATTTCGCCGCTGGACACGGAGACGATCCTTAACTCCGTCGCCAAGACGCGACGGGCGGTGATTGTGCACGAGGCGGTGAAGAACTTCGGCGTTGGGGCTGAAATTTCCGCCCGTATCAACGAAGGTCTTTTTGGCCAATTGCTGGCCCCGGTGGGACGGGTCGGCTCGGCATTCTGCCCGGTGCCTTTTTCAAAGCCGCTTGAAACCGCGTTCATGCCAAGCCAAAGCGACATTGAGGCCGCAATCCGCGCCACGCTCAAGTAACCTTGACGTCTTTTAACCTGATTCTACTTAAGGACTGTTCGAAATGACTACACAAGTATTGCTACCAAAAATCGGCTTTTCCATGAATGAAGCAACCATTGCGGAGTGGCTGCATGCAGATGGCGCAGCGGTCACCGAAGGTCAGCCGCTTTACGCGCTGGAGAGCGACAAGGCGGTACAGGAAATCGAGGCGCCCGCATCCGGCACCTTGAAGATCATCGCCACAGTAGGCGAGGTGTACCAGGTTGGTGCGGTTCTCGCTGAAATCAATTAGGACGCCGCCATGGAGCGCCGGCAGGTAACGGGGCTCTCTGGCGTCGAAGGCGCACAGCCTGCCGGCTTAACTTTGGGGTCCTAATCCGTTGCCCACCTGGGAAACGGATTACGTGGCTTCAGAATCTTCAGGATTCTTGTTAATTGCAAGAAGATTCGATTTTACAAGGCCGAGCATGTCTGCAAGCGCATGCCTGTCTTCCAGGCCTAGACCCTCGAGCATGCGTTCGCTCATCTCCTGGCTCTTGACGCGCATTTTCTTGATGGTTTGTGTGCCTTCGCTGGTAAGGTACACACGCTTGACGCGCCGATCAAGTTCATCAGGTCGTCTTTCGATCAGGCCGGTATTTTCCAGGCGATCCAGCAGACCCCCAAGTGCAGCCTTGCCTAACTCCAGCATGTCAGCCAAATCGCTCTGGATCATGCCGTCTTGCCGTGACAGGTAAGCCAATACCCACCATTGGGAACGTGTGACACCCAAAGGCTTCATGAATTCATCAAAGACGGTGCGCCTGAGCCGTGATACGTCATGCATCAGAAACCCGAGCCGCACATCCTTGATCACCGCATCCAGCAGATTTTCCGTTGCTTCTTTTTTTCGGGACTCTGGTTTCGAATTGGCCAGGCTGTCCGTTTTTTTCCCTGACAATTTCTTCATGGTTTCTCGGTTTCTTTCTATCAACTCCGCGCTCAACATCGACCATGACGCGTAAATATATGTTAGTCAACCATTATTATTACATACAACCAATCGACGACGCGCTTATTGATCCGGCCATAGTTCATTGAACGCATGTTGCATAAAAACACGTGCCGATGCACGCAAACTTCCAGTAACAGAATGGATTGATCGAGCGCCACTTACGGCCGCATTACGCTGTGCGACCTGGACGCCCTGAAGCGCCTGTCGATGCCTGGCTAGAGCCAGTCAGGCCCAGCTGGTTTCCCAATTCCTGAATTGCTCTGCCGGCATCGGCTTGCTGATGTGATAGCCTTGCGCCACATCGCATCCGAGCGACGCCAAACTATCCCAGTGCGCCTGGCTCTCCACCCCTTCCGCCACGATTTTCATATCAAGATTGTGGCCCAGTTCGATGGTAGAGCGCACGATCACTGCCGAATCGTCGGATACCGTCATCGGCATGACGAATGCTTGGTCAATCTTGATGTAATCCACCGGCAGCTTCTGCAAATAGCTCAGGCTGGAGTAGCCCGTGCCAAAGTCGTCGATGTACAGCTGGGTGCCCAGCTGTTTTAAGTCGGTGAGCGTCTCCAGGGCGCTGGCCGGATCCTCCATTAATGCACTTTCGGTCAGTTCGAACTGCATCAGTTCCGGTCCGATGCCCCAGGTCGAGAATAAGCCCCGGATCCGCTCGACCAGATCGGGATCGCGCAGGTCATGCGCGGAAAAGTTAACCGCCAACGGCCGGTCCAGCCCGGCCTCATGCCAGGCGTAGCATTGGCTGAATGCGGATTCCAGCATCCAATCGGTGAGCGGCGTGATCAATCCCGCTTGCTCCGCGAGCGGGATGAATTCACTGGGCAAAATCATGCCGTGCACCGGGTGTTCCCAGCGCACCAATGCTTCTGCGCCGCATACGCGCCGCGAAGCGATGTCCACCTTGGGCTGGCAATACAGCAGCAATTGGTTGTGCTCGATGGCATGCCGCAAGTCCCCCATGAGCGCAAGCCGCCTGGTATGTTGTTCTTCCTGGCCGCCGGTGTACATGGCATAGCCGCCGCGCGCCGGCCTGGCTTCGTGCATCGCGGCATTCGCCCTGCGCAATAAAGCTTCCGGAGTGGTGGCGTGGCCAGGAAAGAGCGCGATACCGATGTTCACGCTGGCATCGACCATGAGGCCGGACACTTCCACCGGGTCATGCAGAATGCTGGCAAGCCGTTGCGCCATCTGGATCGCATGCTCGGCACTCGTCGCAGGCAACAGCAAGGCGAACTCCGCTTCCCCCACGTGCGCCAGCGTTTCATTTTCCTTGACAGCTAGCTCAAGGCGCCGGCCGAGTTCCTGCAGTAATTGATCCCCCGAACGGTAACCCAGGACTTTATTG
This window harbors:
- a CDS encoding EthD domain-containing protein, with the translated sequence MIKFIVMLKKRADLTTEQFRDYYESTHAVHAVDKLGHLWAEYRRNYPLQSFSMASGEPAAFEYDAITEIVFKDQAAFDEMMRITSEPETKRFFAEDEAKFLDRDACRHLICNVAHSMLSAA
- a CDS encoding alpha-ketoacid dehydrogenase subunit beta, producing the protein MNAKLEMLNTIQAVNMALDYAMGNDPNVIVLGEDVADREEGGVMGVTKGLSTKYGVSRVRSTPISEQAIIGAAIGAAIVGMRPVAEIMLMNFTTVAMDMIVNHAAKLRFMSGGQTHVPMVIRTMTGAGFSAGGQHSDFLEAWFAHTAGLKVVVPSSPAEAYGLMLSCIEDDDPCIFIENIASYWIPGPMPEKGVRIPLGKANVVRKGADVTVIGYSRQVHDIAAVAEKLAAENIAVEVIDLRTISPLDTETILNSVAKTRRAVIVHEAVKNFGVGAEISARINEGLFGQLLAPVGRVGSAFCPVPFSKPLETAFMPSQSDIEAAIRATLK
- a CDS encoding PDR/VanB family oxidoreductase, producing the protein MTSNEFSVRVTKRVKEAEDVVSLELTNVDSAPLPAFSAGSHIDVQIADGLTRQYSLCNDPSEEHRYLIAILRDPVSRGGSIKIHDDIREGDILKISRPKNHFALGHASHSLLFAGGIGVTPILCMAERLATTGASFDMHYCGRSIERTAFRDRIAGSTFSDKVHFHFDDGAAEQKLDLPKALGAVGPDTHLYVCGPTGFIDFVVNSAKDAGWSGDRIHFEYFGAAAQDASSNTSFDVKIASSGMTFTIPADRTVTAVLAENGIEIDMVCEQGVCGTCITRVLDGIPDHRDQFFSDEEKAANDQFTPCCSRSKSKCLVLDL
- a CDS encoding putative bifunctional diguanylate cyclase/phosphodiesterase, giving the protein MKHLADEPMGDQAGPASVDDQAQKLARVHRALRTLSAGNHTLLHASDEQQLLRDMCRVIVETGGYRMACIGYAEHDENHTVRWMESVGFEKELLDAHHFSWADEGAGRTAAGTAIRTGKPVVGDNLLTDPAYAFWREDSIKLGCSSAAAFPLRVEGEVLGALAMAAAEPDAFDEEEVNLLSELADDLAYGIANLRIREKHREAEATIARLAYYDGLTGLPNRTFLLERLEESMQEAKQHHRALALLHLNVGRFHEINKVLGYRSGDQLLQELGRRLELAVKENETLAHVGEAEFALLLPATSAEHAIQMAQRLASILHDPVEVSGLMVDASVNIGIALFPGHATTPEALLRRANAAMHEARPARGGYAMYTGGQEEQHTRRLALMGDLRHAIEHNQLLLYCQPKVDIASRRVCGAEALVRWEHPVHGMILPSEFIPLAEQAGLITPLTDWMLESAFSQCYAWHEAGLDRPLAVNFSAHDLRDPDLVERIRGLFSTWGIGPELMQFELTESALMEDPASALETLTDLKQLGTQLYIDDFGTGYSSLSYLQKLPVDYIKIDQAFVMPMTVSDDSAVIVRSTIELGHNLDMKIVAEGVESQAHWDSLASLGCDVAQGYHISKPMPAEQFRNWETSWA
- a CDS encoding Rieske (2Fe-2S) protein; translated protein: MSSFIKALPIADIPENGNKAVEIAGKSVLICNSQGSFYAIANECTHQRSPLEGGKVRGTFLFCPLHGVRFDLRNGMPSGNLTKVCVKTYETRVVDDWVEIAEATGTAAA
- a CDS encoding nuclear transport factor 2 family protein, which codes for MDDIKKLLAIEAVKHLKARYFHCLDLKDWDGLREVFADDATIDVRGSLEPPQPGRVHDEPTISGGEAFVAFARQGLAPLVSAHYGHTPQIDIISEHEARGIWAMEDWLYGASGMFHGQGHYHETYVKSDGRWRIQTLRLTRLHVSSSL
- a CDS encoding biotin/lipoyl-containing protein, with the protein product MTTQVLLPKIGFSMNEATIAEWLHADGAAVTEGQPLYALESDKAVQEIEAPASGTLKIIATVGEVYQVGAVLAEIN
- a CDS encoding MarR family winged helix-turn-helix transcriptional regulator, with translation MKKLSGKKTDSLANSKPESRKKEATENLLDAVIKDVRLGFLMHDVSRLRRTVFDEFMKPLGVTRSQWWVLAYLSRQDGMIQSDLADMLELGKAALGGLLDRLENTGLIERRPDELDRRVKRVYLTSEGTQTIKKMRVKSQEMSERMLEGLGLEDRHALADMLGLVKSNLLAINKNPEDSEAT
- a CDS encoding aromatic ring-hydroxylating oxygenase subunit alpha — encoded protein: MDDAVLSNDKQVYRPGEWAVTPGVAAGSPGEKSPPLAQLYPEKDKYLIIPQARYTDPAFAELEWKAVWSKVWTCAGLASDIADPGQWFKYDLGRESFVVVRQKDGSIKAFYNVCQHRGRQLVTENFGRNHSFVCQYHSWVFDLDGKNRRVTDREYFEQDALSGDLSLKAVRCETWAGFVFISMDENAKPLREYLDGIPGIFAGYHFENMHVVKDVVVEVPCNWKIGYENFLEPYHAHITHPEIQPAVDEVLNQYDFYRNGHGNAITRVGLPSERYADKNNINPALAFLLQEAGINPEQFQGRATDVRQALIAAKRKEDNPWGIDYSGYVDSQLMDDWNPSFFPNMTFNAHPEGTMVLRFLPHPSDPSKYLLHQWVLIPKTKPGVPVPYYMGVEPDVDISGTVRPARRYTTLADPQMGLVVGQDIANQVGMQRGVSSKGLSSGVRLSEQEQRLQQIHAEIDRLIAAI
- a CDS encoding thiamine pyrophosphate-dependent dehydrogenase E1 component subunit alpha; its protein translation is MKEHDQPDRLVLVEMYRKMSLIKQNDERFRSVVKSGRLVMPYYSPRGQEVIPSAVSVQLTNDDYICTIYRGIHDMLAKGVPTKLLWAELAGRATGTCKGKGGPMHITHPASGVMVTTGVVGSSMPIANGLALAAQIRGEKRVTIAYFGDGASNIGAFHEALNMASVWKLPVIFVCQNNGYAEHTKYEYGTSAVSIAARAPGYSMPGVTVDGNDPVAMYKAAGTAIARARAGEGPTLLEAKTFRFQGHVFGDVDAYMDPAEKAAAIAKDPVPAYRAWLISNEHASEAEIDMIEKAIKQEIDEAVEFAMASPFPDVAELRRDVYAQEVEA